A window of the Sabethes cyaneus chromosome 1, idSabCyanKW18_F2, whole genome shotgun sequence genome harbors these coding sequences:
- the LOC128736355 gene encoding nucleolar protein 58 — MFVLYETPAGYAIFKVLDKKKIQEVDNLYLEFETPEQANKIVKLKHFEKFFDTTEALSAATAIVEGKISKPLKKTLKKLISDDVQNQLLVADAKLGSAIKDKLALQCVSNSAVQELMRCIRSQSESLLSGVPKKEMTAMALGLAHSLSRYKLKFSPDKIDTMIVQAQCLLDDLDKELNNYMMRAREWYGWHFPELGKILTDNIAFVKTIKIVGTRDNMAAADLSDVLPEEIEEKVKEAAEISMGTEISEEDIINIQHLCDEILSINEYRTHLYDYLKTRMMAMAPNLTVLVGDTIGARLIAHAGSLVNLAKHPSSTVQILGAEKALFRALKTKKDTPKYGLIFHASLIGSASTKNKGKISRSLAAKASLATRVDAFGEDVTMELGTQHRAKLELRLKMLEEGNLSKLSGTGKAKAKLEKYHAKSEVKVFKSGEDSTLPISKKRRLSDNSDLGVEIKQESANECSSGESSKKVKKQHKSTDRASENDGQSPKKIKTEKDELSDKETHSREKKKKKKKKRDSGVKTHEELPQNN; from the exons ATGTTTGTTCTTTATGAAACGCCGGCCGGCTATGCTATTTTCAAA GTTTTGGATAAAAAGAAAATTCAAGAAGTGGATAACCTATATCTTGAGTTTGAGACACCTGAACAGGCTAATAAGAT TGTCAAGTTAAAACATTTCGAAAAGTTCTTTGATACTACGGAAGCATTGTCTGCTGCAACAGCAATCGTTGAAGGAAAAATTTCTAAGCCATTGAAAAAAACTCTGAAAAAACTCATTTCCGATGATGTTCAAAATCAGCTTCTTGTAGCTGATGCCAAATTAGGCAGTGCCATTAAAGACAAATTAGCTTTACAATGTGTGTCTAATTCAGCAGTACAAGAGCTCATGCGATGCATACGCTCGCAATCGGAAAGCCTCCTCTCAGGAGTGCCAAAAAAAGAGATGACCGCAATGGCGCTGGGTCTAGCTCATTCCTTATCACGGTATAAGTTGAAGTTCTCTCCAGATAAGATTGATACAATGATTGTACAAGCGCAATGTCTTTTAGATGACTTAGACAAGGAGCTAAATAATTATATGATGCGCGCAAGAGAATG GTATGGTTGGCATTTTCCTGAACTAGGAAAAATTCTCACGGATAACATTGCGTTTGTAAAAACCATTAAAATAGTTGGAACACGCGACAACATGGCTGCTGCTGACCTCTCAGATGTCTTACCTGAAGAAATCGAAGAAAAAGTCAAAGAAGCAGCAGAAATCTCTATGGGAACTGAAATTTCTGAAGAAGACATTATTAACATTCAGCATCTGTGTGACGAAATTCTTTCTATAAACGAATATCGTACTCATTTGTATGATTACCTCAAAACCCGTATGATGGCTATGGCTCCTAATCTTACGGTACTTGTTGGTGATACTATAGGTGCACGCCTTATTGCTCATGCGGGTTCATTAGTAAATTTGGCGAAACATCCTTCATCTACAGTTCAAATTCTTG GTGCGGAAAAAGCGTTATTCCGGGCGCTGAAAACGAAAAAGGATACTCCTAAGTATGGCCTTATTTTTCATGCTAGTTTGATTGGATCAGCAAGTACAAAGAATAAAGGTAAAATTTCTCGATCTCTTGCTGCTAAGGCTTCTTTGGCAACACGAGTTGATGCATTTGGAGAAGATGTGACTATGGAGCTCGGCACCCAGCATCGCGCTAAATTGGAATTACGACTTAAAATGCTTGAAGAAGGAAATTTGTCTAAACTGTCCGGAACCGGAAAAGCAAAAGCTAAACTAGAAAAATATCACGCAAAGAGCGAAGTTAAGGTTTTCAAAAGCGGCGAAGACAGCACATTACCCATAAGTAAAAAACGAAGATTATCTGATAATAGTGATCTCGGAGTTGAAATAAAACAGGAGTCAGCAAATGAATGCAGCTCGGGAGAGTCatcaaaaaaagtgaaaaaacagcATAAG AGCACTGATAGAGCAAGTGAAAATGACGGTCAGTCgcccaaaaaaattaaaacggaaaAAGACGAACTCTCAGATAAAGAAACGCACtcgcgagagaaaaaaaagaaaaaaaagaagaaacgtGATAGTGGAGTGAAGACGCACGAGGAACTTCCACAAAATAACTAA